From the genome of Candidatus Margulisiibacteriota bacterium, one region includes:
- the ruvC gene encoding crossover junction endodeoxyribonuclease RuvC, with protein sequence MRIIGIDPGYALVGYGIIDVVGNTLKPVKYGCIKTEAKTNFYSRMIKINTELKELLKEFNPTAMGIEKLFFSRNTTTALDVAQVRGAIIQEGLNCGLEIYEYTPNEVKIAVTGYGKADKQQIQQMVKNLLHLTEIPKPDDTADALAIAICHNNSYRIKGLERINV encoded by the coding sequence GTGAGAATAATTGGCATCGACCCTGGTTATGCCTTAGTTGGCTATGGAATAATAGACGTAGTTGGGAACACACTAAAGCCTGTTAAATACGGATGCATCAAAACAGAAGCCAAAACAAACTTTTACTCGAGAATGATAAAAATCAACACAGAACTTAAAGAATTATTAAAAGAATTTAATCCTACAGCAATGGGCATTGAGAAGCTTTTTTTTTCTAGAAACACTACAACTGCACTTGATGTAGCACAGGTAAGAGGCGCCATCATTCAGGAAGGGCTGAATTGTGGTTTAGAAATCTATGAATATACCCCAAACGAAGTAAAAATAGCAGTTACTGGCTATGGCAAAGCCGATAAACAACAAATCCAACAAATGGTGAAAAATTTACTTCATTTAACTGAAATACCTAAGCCAGATGATACAGCGGATGCATTAGCTATCGCAATATGTCATAATAACTCATATCGGATAAAAGGATTGGAGCGCATAAATGTATAG
- the ruvA gene encoding Holliday junction branch migration protein RuvA — MYSFLKGELVEINDTNCVLDVNGVGFLVNITKKEAAQILTMQGKELTLFVELIVREDSHSLYGFAQKSAKELFKILIQLSGIGPKVALNILSELSPEELSRAILTNDIVKLTSISGIGKKTAERMIIDLKDKIKNFSSGDISVSENAKHHINPEIEEELTSALTALGYRSHEIKRIIQNIKVDNIEDLKLEELIKLALKASSY, encoded by the coding sequence ATGTATAGTTTTTTAAAAGGCGAATTAGTAGAAATTAACGACACAAATTGTGTTTTGGATGTTAATGGTGTGGGTTTCCTTGTAAATATTACTAAAAAAGAAGCAGCGCAAATTCTGACAATGCAAGGCAAAGAACTAACTCTCTTTGTAGAATTAATTGTTAGAGAAGATAGCCACTCTCTCTATGGTTTTGCGCAGAAAAGCGCTAAAGAACTCTTCAAAATCCTTATCCAATTAAGTGGAATTGGTCCAAAAGTAGCTTTAAATATTTTGTCTGAACTTTCACCAGAAGAACTTAGTCGGGCTATTTTAACTAATGATATTGTTAAGCTAACTTCTATTTCTGGAATTGGCAAAAAAACAGCAGAACGAATGATTATTGATTTAAAAGATAAAATTAAAAACTTCAGCTCTGGAGATATTTCTGTGTCCGAAAATGCCAAGCATCATATCAACCCAGAAATCGAAGAAGAACTTACTTCTGCTCTGACTGCGCTTGGTTATCGTTCTCATGAAATCAAAAGGATTATTCAAAACATTAAAGTTGATAATATAGAAGACTTGAAATTAGAAGAGCTAATTAAACTAGCGCTCAAAGCTTCTTCGTACTAA
- a CDS encoding YqeG family HAD IIIA-type phosphatase produces the protein MIKINFFESMRDVLSAYLMPDEHKSTILDIDFELLHNKGFNCALIDIDNTIVERKYSFPEWKMKKLVDDLKAKKWKVILVSNNRRLTRALRVADFLEISCVYKAMKPFPWVYQKIFKDYSCLPSKTVCIGDQLFMDILGGNIVDCRTVYVDPLGPEQKLYRAVYIWIERYVLRILESIL, from the coding sequence ATGATAAAAATAAATTTTTTTGAGAGCATGAGAGATGTTTTATCTGCCTATTTAATGCCTGATGAACATAAGTCTACAATACTAGATATAGACTTTGAGCTTTTGCATAATAAAGGCTTTAATTGTGCCCTGATTGACATTGATAATACGATTGTTGAAAGAAAGTATTCTTTTCCTGAATGGAAGATGAAAAAATTAGTAGACGATTTAAAGGCTAAAAAATGGAAAGTAATTCTTGTTTCTAATAATCGAAGATTAACTAGAGCATTACGAGTTGCTGACTTTTTAGAAATTTCCTGTGTCTATAAGGCAATGAAACCCTTTCCTTGGGTCTATCAGAAGATATTTAAGGATTACTCTTGTTTGCCAAGCAAAACAGTCTGTATCGGAGATCAATTATTTATGGATATTCTTGGTGGAAATATAGTAGACTGTCGCACTGTTTATGTGGATCCCTTAGGTCCGGAGCAAAAACTTTATCGAGCAGTTTATATCTGGATAGAAAGATATGTTCTACGAATTTTAGAAAGTATTCTTTAG